The genomic window CTTCCTTCCACAAACCGCGGCCGCGTTGGCGCGCCTGCCTCTCAAGCCGCAGTAACTCATCGGTATATTTTACGTTAGGGGGAAATGTATAGACCTGAGCGAAGCCCTCTTCTATAATCCGCGCGTTTGCCATTGTGCCGTCCTCTAAAAACACATAGGCAAGCAGGCGGCCGTACCTGTCGCGCCTCTCTACGTCAAACTCCAATCTTACCCGTTTGCCTTCAAGGAGGCCTTTTGTAAACAGATAGGACTCTTTCCCTGATCTCTTGATGGCCTCAACGTCGCGCCTGGTGCGCCGGGCGTCGCGGTAGAGCTTGTTGGACTCGTGCATCTCAGGCGTATCAATGCCTATCAGGCGCACCCGCTCTCCGTCGGAGAGCACAACCGTGTCTCCGTCAACAACACGCTTAACCAGGACGCCCTCGGAACAAAACGCCGAAGCCGGACAGGATAAAACTAAAGCGATTATACATAAAAACATAAACTTTCTATGCATAAATCTAAACCTTTACCGCCTTGATAATAAGATGCTCTCCGAAAAGAAGCTCCTTGGAAAGCATTATTCTGTGTATGCGCGCGAAATCTATGTCGCCTTTTTTCTGGGAACGTTTTGCTTTGGTATACGACTGAAAGGCTATCAACGGAACGAGAAAGCACAGGCCCAGCCCCTCATATCTGCTTGTATATATTCCCTCAATTTTAAATCTTCCAACGTGAAGCAGATATTCCAATTCATGGTATCTCCAGGGAGTTATATGCAGATTCCAGATGGTTTCTCTGGGATTTTGGGAATGTTCCAGCGGAACCTCCCGGAAATATTCCCAGCAACCTTCCGCAAGAAATCTTGCCCTTGATTTAAGATTAAGTATATTGGGGGTTGACAGGATAATCTTACCCCCGGCTCTTAAAACCCTGTGCAACTCTTTAATTACTCCGTATGGGTTTTCTAAATGTTCAATGACCTCGGCCAAGACGACGAAATCAAAGTCATTATCGGAGAAAGGGAGGTTTTCGGTAACGTTATATTTTTCAAATTTAACTTCATTCTTATGCCGGAAACGTCCGCCATCCATATCCGCAGCCAATACATCAAAACCGACATTCTGCAAGTGATACGCGTAGTCTCCGCTGCCGCAGCCGATATCCAGCACTCTGCCTCTGGCTTCATTTTTAAAGATCTCAATAAATTTCTCCAATAGAAAGTTTCTTTTCATAATATGGTGCGCGGGGAGGGATTTGAACCCTCACAGGTTGCCCCACTACCCCCTCAAAGTAGCGTGTCTGCCATTCCACCACCCGCGCGAAATCATTCTTTATCTCACTCTACCATTATTTCCCTGGAACTCTGCCATAATCCATGTATGTTGCAATACGAAGAGGCAAAAAGTACGCCGGCCTTCTCGGTTTTTAAAGTCAGAACCGCCTCCGGGTGCGTAAATACGCTGCTGGTGTTGGGGCCCTGCGTAGATTCTCCGTGGGCGTTGAATTCACATTTCCCGATCTCATAAGGGAATTTCTCGCCTTGCGGCAGAAAATACACGCTGATCCAACGGATGTGGTGCTCAGTGGTATTAGGATGGGCTATCTCCTTGCCCACGCTGACCGCGATCTTCGCGAATTCGCCTTTCTTTATCTTATCGGGCGCCTCGATCACGGGGACATGCTTCTCTTTCTTCCAATCGGCAGATTGAAACATTTCCTTTAATTCAGCCATATTCCCTCCTCTTTCTCAAGCGGTGAGCAAGCCCCGACGGCTTATTACCGTCGGGGCGCGTCGAACCGCTGCCCAGAGTTGTCGCCAGCCGCACCGCACAACCTCAAGTGGTTCAATTAGTTGTGAAAATGGAGATTAGGCGAAGCAAGCGGATTTTGCTTAGTTTAGTCGATCCCCTGCCCCCAAAACCCATCCGGTTGCCGCCGGTTTACCCCAATACCATAGTAGAAGCCTTAAAGATCAAGGCATTCATGAGCCAGGGGCCTACGATGCTGACCTGGGCACAAACCCGTAAAGCGTTAAATATCTCAGAAGCCAAGTTAGCACACCTGCTGAAAATAGTCAAGACGCTACCTCCGGACTTCGTAGAAAACATGAAATCTTGCACTGATGAAAGCATGCTAAAAATCTTCCACGGCCGAAGACTTCTGAAGATCTCCCGCCTAAAAACCGAGAAAGAACGCCGAAGCGAAATTGAACGCCTATTGCTAAAGATTTAGACCTCAATTTCCCTTCTTATTTATTAGCCTCTACTCGCTTCTTAACATAGGCTGTTTGCTTCTTGTAGGAAAACAAAAAGATAACCAGTAAGGTAACCACGAGAATAAAAAGCTCCCACCCTCGGAGGATCGAAAACTTCCTTCCTAAAATTTCAACTAATTTAAGCAAAACGAGCAGCCCAAAGCATGCACATAATGTGCGGTAAGTATTGTTGACTTCTGATAAAAGCTCAACTCCTTCATCTTTTTTTGTGGCGGCTACATAATCTTTATAATCTGCGAATTTAAGGAATGACGTACATTTCAACAGTGGCTCAACAACAAGAGAGCCAACCCTACTAATTACCAACCCTACAAAATAGTACAAAAAGAGTCCCAAAATTACATCCTGTTGTATAAAAGAATAGTCAGTTATTGCGTCAGCCAGAACAACAAAGACAACTCCGGGAAAAAGATAATTAAATAGATTATATGAGGAAAGTTTATCAATTATGTCTTTCATTTATTATTCCTCCCCTATTCTGCAACTTCATCATAAAATGGCAATGGTTCTGCCTTGACCCAACCGCGATCCGGAGCATTGTCAAAATGACATTTTGTGCTTTCCTTAGTAGCAAGAACTTTAGCGCCACGTCTCATAAAAGCATTTACTACCTTTCGCGATGGGTGCTTAGGGTCTCCATCTTTTGGAGAGCTCACAAAGGCTGTTTTTAGGTGTGCTGGTTCCTGTAACTTTTCACCTACTATAGAGTCGAGCAAAGAAGGACCTATGTTATGCTTACTTCCATGATGAGGAACTTGAATAAAGTTTAGTGTTTTCAAATCGATCCCTAGGCTTACCGCCTTCTTGATTGCCCCACTTAACGCCTCAATACCAGCATCTCCAGTAAATAGAAATTTCTTCCCTTCAACTTGAAGCAATAAAATTACACTTGAGTTGTTTTCTGCGCTCGTTTCGTTTTCCTGCGGGTCAGCCAATGTTTCTAGTCCCCAGTTCTCAGCAACCCATTTGATCGCCTCTTTAACAGCAGTAACAATCCTCTCAGTTAAAGTCAAACTTTCTTTTGGTTCAGGTGTTTCCCGGAAATTAGCAAGCATAACACTATAGAAATCTTTGGTAGGGCTTAATACAACTATTTCGGCATTCCCGTCTGTAAAATCATCCGCAAAAGGCTCATAAACGCGAATATTCTTCTGCTTTGCCAATGATTCTAACTCATAGGCATCCTCTAATGCTTTTTTTAAATTAGCTTTTAAACTGGTCCCCGTAATTTTGCCGTTTTGAAACATGTTCTTTAAATCTTGGGCATGTTCCCATGGCCTATGAAGACATAGAACTCCAACTGTAAGATTGTTAATTACCTCGGTTAATCCAGAAGCATGATCTGCGTCAGGATGAGAACAGAAAACATAATCAACTTTTGCGGCTTTATAATATTTCTTGATATGTTCAATAAGGGATTTACCGGATTCCTTTGTCCCTCCGTCAATAACCATTATTTTTTGCTCCGAACGATCCCCATGAAGGTTGCCCCATCGAATTGCAATAGCATCGCCTCCACGTTCACCCTCACCAACTGGTAAAAAATCTATCTCAAATCCCATAATTCACCTCACAGATTGATTCGCT from Candidatus Omnitrophota bacterium includes these protein-coding regions:
- a CDS encoding thermonuclease family protein; amino-acid sequence: MHRKFMFLCIIALVLSCPASAFCSEGVLVKRVVDGDTVVLSDGERVRLIGIDTPEMHESNKLYRDARRTRRDVEAIKRSGKESYLFTKGLLEGKRVRLEFDVERRDRYGRLLAYVFLEDGTMANARIIEEGFAQVYTFPPNVKYTDELLRLERQARQRGRGLWKEGP
- a CDS encoding methyltransferase domain-containing protein, which produces MKRNFLLEKFIEIFKNEARGRVLDIGCGSGDYAYHLQNVGFDVLAADMDGGRFRHKNEVKFEKYNVTENLPFSDNDFDFVVLAEVIEHLENPYGVIKELHRVLRAGGKIILSTPNILNLKSRARFLAEGCWEYFREVPLEHSQNPRETIWNLHITPWRYHELEYLLHVGRFKIEGIYTSRYEGLGLCFLVPLIAFQSYTKAKRSQKKGDIDFARIHRIMLSKELLFGEHLIIKAVKV
- a CDS encoding class II SORL domain-containing protein, translated to MAELKEMFQSADWKKEKHVPVIEAPDKIKKGEFAKIAVSVGKEIAHPNTTEHHIRWISVYFLPQGEKFPYEIGKCEFNAHGESTQGPNTSSVFTHPEAVLTLKTEKAGVLFASSYCNIHGLWQSSREIMVE
- a CDS encoding MBL fold metallo-hydrolase, encoding MGFEIDFLPVGEGERGGDAIAIRWGNLHGDRSEQKIMVIDGGTKESGKSLIEHIKKYYKAAKVDYVFCSHPDADHASGLTEVINNLTVGVLCLHRPWEHAQDLKNMFQNGKITGTSLKANLKKALEDAYELESLAKQKNIRVYEPFADDFTDGNAEIVVLSPTKDFYSVMLANFRETPEPKESLTLTERIVTAVKEAIKWVAENWGLETLADPQENETSAENNSSVILLLQVEGKKFLFTGDAGIEALSGAIKKAVSLGIDLKTLNFIQVPHHGSKHNIGPSLLDSIVGEKLQEPAHLKTAFVSSPKDGDPKHPSRKVVNAFMRRGAKVLATKESTKCHFDNAPDRGWVKAEPLPFYDEVAE